In the genome of Abyssalbus ytuae, the window ATGTAGTATGCGACAAACCTGTTACATTAACTCTTGAAGAGGCTGGTGAACTTCAGAAAACAGTAGAAAAAACAGGCCTTATTTTTGCTTTAACCCATAACTACACCGGTTACCCTATGGTAAAGCAGGCCAAAGCCATGGTAAAAAATGGTGATATTGGAAATATAAGGAAAATCCAGGTTCAATATTTACAAGGGTGGTTGGCCACAGCTGTAGAAAAAACAGGACAAAAACAAGCTTCATGGCGGGTAGATCCTAAACGGTCGGGAATTGGCGGTGCGCTAGGTGATATCGGCACCCATGCCGAAAACCTGACAGAGTACATTAGTGGCCTTAAAATAAAAGAACTGGCAGCCGATTTAGGACAATTTGGAGAAGGAAGAACCCTTGACGATGATGGCAATGTTTTACTTCGAATGGAAAACGGGGCAAAAGGAACTCTTTCATTTTCCCAAATTGCCACAGGGGAAGAAAATAACCTTGCTATAAGAATATACGGAGAGAAAGGCAGCCTTGAGTGGCATCAGGAAAATCCTAATGAATTAATTACACGGTGGTTAGATCAACCTAAAAAAGTTTTTACCCCTAACGGTAATAATTTATATCCCGAAGCTGCTTCAGCCTCCCGGATACCTTCGGGTCATCCTGAAGGATATCTGGAAGCTTTTGCCACCATTTATAAAAATTTTGCCCTTCATTTAATGGCCAATTTAAACGGGGTGAACATTGAAAATATTGAATATCCTTCAATTGATGACGGCGTTAGAGGGATGAAATTTATTTATGCTACAGTAGAAAGCAATAAGAATAACTCTCAATGGACTAAAATATAATCTAGAATTTAGACCTGCCAGGTTTTTAAAAATCTGGCAGGTCTTTCAACCAAAATACAATGAAAACAATTAAAGGACCAGCTATTTTTTTAGCACAGTTTGTAGATAAAAAAGCTCCTTTTAATTCTTTGGACGGAATGTGTAAATGGGCTGCAGATTTAGGATATAAAGGTATTCAGATTCCTACCTGGGAATCATTTTTAATTGATTTGGAGAAAGCGGCTGAAAGTCAGGATTATTGTGATGAGCTAAAAGGAAAAATTAGTTCTTATGGCCTGGAAATAACCGAACTTTCCACCCACCTGCAAGGCCAATTGGTGGCAGTGCATCCTGCTTATGACATTATGTTTGATAATTTTGCTCCTGACGTGGTAAAAAACAATCCCAAAGCAAGAACAGAATGGGCAGTACAAACGGTAAAAAATGCTGCGATAGCAAGCAAGAGGCTAGGCTTAAATGTACATGCTACATTTTCGGGTGCTTTACTTTGGCATACATGGCACCCGTGGCCGCAACGTCCACCCGGGCTGGTAGAAATGGGGTTTGAGGAACTGGCAAAAAGGTGGCTCCCTATTTTAAATGTTTTTGATGAAAACGGTGTAGACGTATGCTATGAAGTTCATCCCGGAGAAGATATTCACGACGGTGATACTTTTGAACGCTTTCTGTCTGCCACAGGCAACCATAAACGGGTTAACATTCTGTACGATCCTTCACATTTTGTACTTCAGCAACTGGATTATATTGAATATATAGATCAT includes:
- a CDS encoding Gfo/Idh/MocA family protein — protein: MRKLRMGMVGGGKGSFIGDVHRKAASIDGMIELVCGAFSSTPEKSIQSGKELYLPQNRCYGTFEEMIKKEKELPEEERMDFVSIVTPNYMHFAPAKMALENGFHVVCDKPVTLTLEEAGELQKTVEKTGLIFALTHNYTGYPMVKQAKAMVKNGDIGNIRKIQVQYLQGWLATAVEKTGQKQASWRVDPKRSGIGGALGDIGTHAENLTEYISGLKIKELAADLGQFGEGRTLDDDGNVLLRMENGAKGTLSFSQIATGEENNLAIRIYGEKGSLEWHQENPNELITRWLDQPKKVFTPNGNNLYPEAASASRIPSGHPEGYLEAFATIYKNFALHLMANLNGVNIENIEYPSIDDGVRGMKFIYATVESNKNNSQWTKI
- a CDS encoding sugar phosphate isomerase/epimerase family protein, which translates into the protein MKTIKGPAIFLAQFVDKKAPFNSLDGMCKWAADLGYKGIQIPTWESFLIDLEKAAESQDYCDELKGKISSYGLEITELSTHLQGQLVAVHPAYDIMFDNFAPDVVKNNPKARTEWAVQTVKNAAIASKRLGLNVHATFSGALLWHTWHPWPQRPPGLVEMGFEELAKRWLPILNVFDENGVDVCYEVHPGEDIHDGDTFERFLSATGNHKRVNILYDPSHFVLQQLDYIEYIDHYHEFIKAFHVKDSEFNPTGKKGAFGGYNNWGDRAGRYRSLGDGQIDFKTIFSKLTQYGCDVWAVMEWECCIKSPEQGAREGAPFIKSHIIEATEKAFDDFAGADIDKEKLKKILGF